A single genomic interval of Pomacea canaliculata isolate SZHN2017 linkage group LG5, ASM307304v1, whole genome shotgun sequence harbors:
- the LOC112564397 gene encoding ELKS/Rab6-interacting/CAST family member 1-like isoform X4: MATEVTRTFSPGQHSNKMETPQLSPHEILEGLTRVCQSLHGTKNTSFPDGGEEKEAVENFANLEAEIKGLHDRAQSLALDRQMLHDKVKDFETRNKQLVEKNKRFLEKNIELTTLNRSLKDANQLMQQKHKKMVEEGEQSRLKLCDLARELQCEKGRRLHFECQSQCAEELKKQISEQTTTIASLKQACSEKDRRIELIQHRKKRRRLLRSQEKCAGIKETFYGYDEDENDKSVDSETSLSSISVSTLSEEDLCDELCHEELERSHRQLLREHLQLERSHALLQAHAQSAQDPQRELQTRSQLQADLFSAQCRVELLEKEIKSLRSSKHSGDANSDVHALLQERDTLMASKRDLTHKLELLDSECRQLRQELRTTTERAEDLEFRLLELEETAGQRGEDQEEECLITEKQETVLGQAGLTPDIIFTEAPVTEESVSMEVERLRRELTTALKGQDVDAQGIMKWLEHLQQTEQKVSGLERMSHELQTKVIHLQKERDNLQDRLLRGAPLSLAAEVERRQNLELKVEFLEKVEIQSSKRIVELEMIEKSLREQLNTRDSPHKSDSNYIALQEKLQAMELDNQILSDRISELEENEEILRENWRRVADEDSKRAQMLEEKVRIFEVTNRDLREKLREAQDMVVIHTGPAEGSLAEELLATSKRTRLRQQKSSQSSKGSVEEEFGEEGPARKVVTLKRQLSALEEEKNSKIANLQERIAQMRENEIKLSETLAEMEMTERELRAKLALYESSEVTVEKMLKYQDKIKELRSSQESLLDQLETMENQELTLQQRLEETERRLKGKILQLEVEMKGLKQSELKGAGRIRELEKQEHELMEKVTKQGEKENGLYVRISALMDEVKGYQMKVTELENTVAEKEERCRKVSSLESKLQKIEEAYHEKQVALETNLTVAKNQLMAEQKQHEEAVGVLSGRLAGLEEAVQTKEKEHTQRVFILEGMFAQKEKVLNGKVASLETVVAEKDALVRTLEKELSEKDTCIARLENELTTVKKEVDEKIAHISDLEAELLAKEDAVSDRLNKLQDTLYEKEKHITALEEKDSQTACIISKLKDEIEQKDRRIAELDKELSDKDAQASESISRVESELNAKEKAFTDRTEWLESELKKKEVVVDELKSEYREQLKMQVGALEEQLQSTEGKHHQIVDALKNECESLKKELLEKSQSIERLESTKNQLLSKIEIYKDNELVFLRQVELLQTQLSDSGKVIEQQCSQITDVESQLNKAKSMIKTLQKNLQKLKKKKRSMQQELTLSFNKRHC; the protein is encoded by the exons ATGGCGACAGAGGTCACACGAACCTTTTCGCCAGGGCAGCACAGCAACAAAATGGAGACCCCTCAACTTTCCCCTCACGAAATTCTTGAAGGCCTGACCAGGGTGTGTCAAAGTCTCCATGGGACCAAAAACACCTCT TTCCCTGATGGTGGCGAGGAGAAGGAGGCTGTGGAGAACTTTGCCAACCTTGAGGCCGAGATTAAGGGGCTCCATGACAGGGCACAGTCCCTGGCCCTCGACCGACAAATGCTG CATGACAAAGTCAAAGACTTTGAAACAAGGAACAAGCAGCTGgtcgagaaaaacaaaaggtttttgGAGAAGAATATAGAACTCACTACATTAAACAGGAGTTTGAAGGATGCAAATCAGCTTATGCAGCAGAAGCACAAGAAGATG GTAGAAGAAGGGGAACAGTCAAGGCTCAAACTTTGTGACTTGGCACGAGAATTACAGTGTGAGAAGGGACGGCGGCTGCATTTTGAGTGCCAATCACAGTGTGCGGAGGAACTTAAGAAACAGATATCTGAGCAAACGACCACCATTGCATCCCTGAAACAAGCTTGTTCT gagaaagacagaagaatagAACTTATTCAGCACAGGAAGAAGAGGCGAAGGCTACTTCGGTCACAAGAGAAA TGTGCTGgtataaaagaaacattttatggatatgatgaagatgaaaatgacAAGTCTGTAGACTCAGAAACATCCTTGTCATCCATATCAGTCAGCACATTGTCAGAAGAAGACCTTTGTGATGAG CTTTGTCATGAGGAACTGGAGCGAAGTCATAGACAGCTGCTGCGAGAACACCTCCAGCTGGAGCGATCTCATGCCTTACTTCAAGCCCATGCACAGTCTGCACAGGATCCACAGAGGGAGCTGCAG ACAAGAAGCCAGTTGCAGGCTGACCTGTTCTCAGCACAATGTCGAGTGGAACTtctagaaaaagaaatcaaatccCTCCGCAGCAGCAAGCATAGTGGAGACGCCAACAGTGATGTGCATGCACTTCTGCAAGAAAGGGACACTCTCATGGCTTCTAAGAGGGACCTAACACACAAG CTGGAGCTTCTGGATAGCGAATGCAGGCAGCTCCGACAAGAGTTGCGGACAACAACAGAGCGAGCAGAGGACCTGGAGTTCCGTTTATTGGAGCTGGAGGAAACTGCTGGACAGAGAGGAGAGGACCAG GAAGAAGAATGTCTGATAACAGAGAAGCAGGAGACAGTGCTAGGACAAGCTGGTCTCACTCCAGACATCATCTTCACAGAAGCGCCTGTCACTGAGGAGTCTGTCAGCATGGAGGTGGAACGCCTGAGGCGGGAATTAACAACTGCCCTCAAGGGTCAGGATGTGGACGCCCAGGGTATCATGAAATGGCTGGAGCACTTGCAACAAACAGAACAG AAGGTGTCTGGCCTAGAGCGCATGTCTCATGAACTGCAAACCAAAGTAATTCACCTTCAGAAGGAGCGAGACAATTTACAGGACCGACTTCTACGTGGTGCCCCTCTTTCCCTGGCAGCAGAGGTGGAGCGGAGACAAAATCTGGAGCTTAAA GTTGAGTTTTTGGAGAAGGTGGAGATTCAGTCATCAAAGCGCATTGTTGAGCTGGAGATGATTGAGAAATCCCTTCGTGAACAGCTTAACACTCGTGACTCCCCGCATAAGAGCGATAGCAATTATATAGCACTGCAAGAGAAATTACAAGCCATGGAGCTAGATAATCAAATACTTTCAGACCGTATCAGCGAactggaagaaaatgaagaaattctTCGAGAAAACTGGCGTAGAGTAGCTGATGAGGATTCTAAAAGAGCTCAGATGCTTGAAGAGAAAGTGCGCATCTTTGAGGTGACAAATCGTGACCTCAGGGAGAAGTTAAGGGAAGCACAGGATATGGTAGTAATACATACTGGGCCAGCAGAGGGTTCTCTTGCGGAAGAACTGTTAGCCACTTCCAAAAGGACTCGACTGAGGCAGCAAAAAAGCAGCCAGTCATCTAAAGGATCAGTAGAGGAGGAGTTTGGTGAGGAGGGACCAGCTCGGAAAGTTGTCACTCTCAAGCGACAGCTCAGCGCGCtagaagaagagaagaacagCAAGATTGCAAACCTGCAGGAGCGAATTGCACAGATGCGTGAGAATGAAATCAAGCTCAGTGAGACACTGGCAGAGATGGAAATGACTGAACGAGAATTACGAGCCAAGCTGGCACTTTATGAAAGTTCTGAG GTGACAGTTGAAAAGATGCTCAAGTATCAGGACAAAATTAAGGAGTTGCGGTCATCCCAGGAGAGTCTGCTAGACCAGCTTGAGACAATGGAGAACCAGGAGCTCACCCTACAGCAGCGTCTTGAAGAGACTGAGAGACGCCTGAAAGGAAAGATTCTACAGCTGGAG GTTGAGATGAAGGGGCTTAAACAGAGTGAACTGAAGGGAGCAGGAAGAATAAGGGAGCTAGAGAAACAAGAGCATGAACTGATGGAGAAGGTCACAAAgcaaggagaaaaagaaaacggtTTATATGTCCGCATCTCAGCACTTATGGATGAGGTCAAAGGGTACCAGATGAAGGTGACTGAGCTTGAGAATACTGTtgcagaaaaggaagaaaggtgCAGGAAGGTATCCTCACTTGAGAGCAAACTGCAGAAAATTGAAGAAGCATACCATGAAAAGCAGGTGGCATTAGAGACAAACCTAACTGTAGCTAAAAATCAGCTTATGGCTGAGCAAAAACAGCATGAAGAAGCAGTGGGTGTTTTATCAGGAAGGCTTGCTGGCCTTGAAGAGGCGGTtcagacaaaggaaaaagagCACACTCAGAGAGTCTTCATTTTGGAAGGAATGTTTGCACAAAAGGAGAAAGTATTGAATGGTAAAGTCGCATCTTTAGAGACAGTGGTGGCTGAAAAAGATGCCTTAGTAAGAACTTTAGAAAAGGAGTTGTCTGAGAAAGACACTTGCATTGCTAGGCTAGAGAATGAACTAACTACAGTTAAGAAAGAGGTTGATGAAAAAATTGCTCACATTAGTGATTTAGAAGCAGAGCTTTTAGCCAAAGAGGATGCAGTGTCTGACAGGCTGAATAAACTTCAGGATACTttgtatgaaaaagaaaagcacatcACAGCATTGGAAGAAAAAGATTCTCAAACAGCTTGTATAATTTCAAAACTTAAAGATGAAATAGAGCAGAAGGACAGGCGTATTGCTGAACTTGATAAAGAATTGTCTGACAAAGATGCACAGGCTTCTGAGAGCATTTCACGGGTGGAAAGTGAGTTAAATGCCAAGGAAAAAGCATTTACCGACAGAACAGAATGGTTGGAAAGTGaattgaagaaaaaggaagtagtAGTTGATGAGCTGAAATCAGAATACAGAGAACAGTTAAAGATGCAGGTTGGAGCATTAGAAGAACAGCTGCAATCTACAGAGGGCAAGCACCATCAGATTGTTGATGCCTTGAAAAATGAATGTGAGAGTTTGAAAAAGGAATTGCTGGAAAAAAGTCAGAGCATTGAACGACTGGAATCTACAAAGAATCAGCTTCTGTCCAAAATAGAAATTTATAAGGACAACGAGTTAGTGTTCCTTAGACAGGTGGAACTACTACAGACACAGCTGAGTGATTCTGGAAAAGTTATAGAGCAGCAGTGTTCACAAATTACAGATGTAGAATCACAGTTGAATAAGGCAAAGAGTATGATAAAAACATTGCAGAAAAACTTGCAaaagctgaagaagaagaaaagaagcatgCAGCAAGAGTTGACACTCAGCTTCAACAAGAGGCACTGCTGA